A single region of the Salvia miltiorrhiza cultivar Shanhuang (shh) chromosome 8, IMPLAD_Smil_shh, whole genome shotgun sequence genome encodes:
- the LOC130998004 gene encoding uncharacterized protein LOC130998004, with the protein MSHLRGACGEPDNLLIVSDAHVSIANAVKSKFPNATHGICYYHLLNKMKGYGPGVAELFRQAAYAYEQSDYTRAMSAMAALKPKAYEKLLRVGPEKWARSQCPVSRYSFLTSNAAESFNARLLWARRLPICSMLEAVRLVVEQWFNDRLAAAQESDENLTPEAKQKLSAELVKSRRYTAKRTTERKYRVRASGRHYMVDLQKQSCECNEFNEDQMPCSHAIAAITYVISIHDHY; encoded by the coding sequence ATGTCACATCTGAGAGGTGCTTGCGGCGAGCCCGATAACTTACTTATTGTATctgatgcgcatgtctccatcgctaatgctgtgaagagcAAGTTTccaaatgctactcacggtATTTGCTACTACCACTTGTTGAACAAGATGAAGGGTTACGGGCCCGGTGTTGCTGAGCTTTTCCGCCAGGCTGCATACGCCTACGAGCAATCAGATTACACGCGTGCAATGTCAGCCATGGCTGCTCTGAAGCCAAAGGCGTACGAGAAGTTGTTGCGCGTAGGCCCGgagaagtgggcacgatcacaaTGTCCTGTGTCCCGTTACAGTTTCCTTACATCCAATGCCGCCGAGAGTTTTAATGCACGTTTGCTGTGGGCCAGGCGTCTTCCAATCTGCTCGATGTTGGAGGCAGTCAGATTAGTTGTCGAGCAGTGGTTCAACGACAGGCTTGCGGCCGCACAAGAGAGCGATGAAAATCTGACTCCGGAGGCAAAACAGAAGCTCAGTGCAGAACTTGTAAAAAGTCGTCGTTACACAGCCAAGAGGACCACCGAGAGAAAATACAGGGTTCGTGCTAGTGGTCGCCATTATATGGTTGACCTTCAAAAGCAGAGCTGTGAATGCAATGAATTCAACGAGGACCAGATgccgtgttctcatgcgatTGCAGCCATTACGTATGTCATTTCTATTCATGACCATTATTAA